CCAAGATGGAATTAGATGCAACGGTTGCGTTTGAACGTGGCGGTGTCAGCTACAAAGCCGGCATCATCAACCACTCGCAAACGGAAGAAGAACTGGCTGGCTCAGCATCCCTCAAGGACAAAATAGAAACGACACTTGAAAGCTGCGGCGTGGACATGGTTTTTATCATATCCAGAGATATAGTTCGTCAACAAATGGTGCAAAAAGCACTTAGTGACAAACTTTCCGAAAGCACAATGAACAAGGTTCTATTCGCCACACACCAGGAAATCTACAAGTCAGGCATTGTGAAAAGCCGTTGGCAGAACGCCATGGAAAAGACAATTTCCTGCTTTGTCGAACCACTCAAAGAAAGCATGGCTACAGGTCGCATGTCTCAAATGGCATCAACCCAAGCAATTACAGCCTAGCTGCTTTTGAAGGTAAGTTTTACCTTACGTTTCATGTCGCCGCTAATCGACAATTGCCTGATCGTCCTCTCATCGCAACTGCTTTCAGACGGCGGCAGAAAACGGAATGTATAAACACCTTCAGCCAGAGTCATTTGGCAAATTCCACTATGGTCAGTAATGGCGGCGCCTTTGTTTAAGCTGGACTCTTCAATTGCGAAGAGTCCAAGCTGTCCTTCATGATGTCCATAAGGACCCCAGGCAATATGGCAGCCTGCAACAGCTTCTTCATCTTCACCGACAACTTTTATACGAACTACACAAGCACCCTGGCAGACAAAGTCTGCATCAAGTCCGGAAATAGGCACTTGGATAGGTTCCACTTTGTCTCGGTCATTGTTCAAACGAACCAAGTATCTACCTGGTTCAACCACTAAAAAATAGCTGCCGTCGGCCGCTGTGGTTGTGGCAGCCGGCTGCCTACCGCCGGCATTATCTGGTGTCATGGAAATTTTTACATCCGGACGTGCCTCGCCCTGCTTGTCTCTAATAAAGCCTTTGACGACAACTCCTTCTTTTAACTGGAAGGCAATTTCTTGGTCGGCTTCGATAATTACTGTTTTGCTTTGCGGAGCAGGCAATTTGCCGGCGCCTTTTTCTTGAGGCAGTATGGAAATCTCATAAATGCCTTGAGAAACGCTCAGTCTGAAATAACCCAAGTTATCCGTCGAGACAACAGAGGTTGATCGTCTCTCACTGCCGGCAATTTCAACTCGGCAATTAGCAACTGGACGGTTTTCAAATTCTACTCGCCCAGTTAAGCGGTAGCCCTTATTCAAAATAAATGTCTTGGTGCTGCCGGCTGCCAAATAAACAGCTTCCTCATTGGTCTCAGCCAATGGCGCAAACTCCGGAGGCTCAATTGAAATATCGTACTCGGCAGGATCTATATTGAGTTCAAACTCGCCTATCTGACTTGAGCGGCACTTTGTCTGAACAGAAAATTGGTGAACCAAGTGATTGGCTTGATTAGCCGTCGGCTTCACGGTAACAATACCTGTTGCCACCGGATTGCCTTCACCATCTTGCAAGCGACCTTTGAAGCGCGAAAGTGTCGTCAAATCAATTGGCAGATCGGCATCTCTTGTAAGTTCAACAGTGTCCACTTTGGTGGTTATTAGTCCATGGGATTTCAGCGCAGCACGCGACTCAGGATGGGCGCCGCAAGCCACTACGTAGTAGCGTCCTTTCGGCAACACCATGTTGTATCTGCCGTTTTTATCCAACAACGCAGACTGACGACCCTCAGTTGGATCTATTCCTAAAGCAATTACTTGCACTTCTGAACTTTCAACTGACGGCGGTAAGGTCACTTTACCTTTGAGAATGACGCCTGTGACAAGAGCGATGTTGAGCATCGTGTTGGCACTGACGCTCACTCCTTCAAAAATACGCGGCACATAGCAAGTATTGGAATCTGGCACAACTATTAGTCCATAGTTGCCTGCCGTAACTGAGAAATTGAAATCTCCGCTGGTACCGGTCTTAAACTCTTCGACCAGGTCTCCATCGTAAGCGGACTTACCCGCCGGGACATTTAACAGTTTGACCACGACGCCGGAGATAGGCAACCCCATATGGCGAATGCTACCGGCTAGTCTGTAAGTGACTTCGCTTGATGTCAACATCTAGAACCCCAGGCTAAGTACAATCAGCCTGATATTGTAGATGATTTCCCGGTTCCATTCACGCGTTTTGCGCCTAAAGTATTGGATACAAGATAAATTGCCTGCCCAATACTATCCACCAATTCGCTAGTCGAGTACTTATATCCACGCACATAGTCCCACGGCTCGTACCAATCCGGAGGCTTAGATATGAGGTCTCTGAAATTCTCCGCCCAGCACTGTTCGGCATCAAGAACCATGGCATAAGGCAAAAGCTTGCTGAATATATTGGCATCATCCTGAGCCAATTTAGCTACTCTGTCCCGTTCAGACATTTCCACAAAGCGCTTAAATCCAAGGCAATCGCGAAGTACTTCTGTGCCGCTTACGGTTTTGGCGGACATAAACGGTGCCATCACCAAAACAACGACCGTTGAGACAAACAGTCCCAAAGCAACAGGACCGTCCTTCACTACAAAGAAAACTCCCAGCAAACAAAGTAAAAGTGAAACCAGCATGTAGGAAATTCGCACGTTTTGCGGGCTGCCCTTAAAATACTTACGCTTAATAAGAGACTGGTAGACGCCATTGCCAATGTCAGGCAAGGATGTGGAAAAGTTTCCGCGCAAATCCGACAATTTAACAGAATCCAAATTTGGATAAAAAAGTCTTTGCATGAATTGCTGCTCGTGCACGGAAAGATTTGACTCCTTCTGAGCATTCGGCAACTTGATGAATTCGTAGTCGCGACTAGAAAGGAACTGGTAATCTTCCTTGCGCGCTTCGCGAATCTTGAAGTGTCCACGGCAGGCTAAATCAAAGAGCATCGAGACAACATCCTTGAGTTCGTAGCGTCCATGCACAAGTGCGCCGACTTCAGCTGGTGTTAAATCCTTTGGTGGAGTGCGCTGCGGCACGATTGTCTTGGATTGCTCAAGGCGACCGCCTGTCAGATACCACTGCCACAGCAACAAAACAAATGTGACAATGGGAATGATAAAGGCCATAGTCCAGGATTTGAACCACCAGACTATTTGGTTTAACGGTGAAGGTGGCGACACAAGTCCCTGGGGCAGGTAGGCATCCAATACAAGACCTTCTGCCGGCTCGAGATTATCGCCAGTAATAACTATGCCATTGGGCAATACACTAACTGCTACTTGTTCACTGCCTGAACCTGATCCCTTTTTGCACGTGGCAATGATTCCATCTGTAGATGTTCCAGGCGGCGGATAGAACGACGCTTTCACGCGTTCAATTGGGAATGGCCATTCATTGCCTGTTAAGTTCCAATAGAGTTGCGGCTTTTTGCTGAAGAAGTTAACAGCGCGTCTAATTGTGTACTGAATTCTATATGTGTGAACGCCCCGCACCATACGGTCGCGATCACCGATACGGATAATTAAGTCTTTGCCTTGCGAGCTTACGTCATAAGGGTAAGCATCACCGAATTGGTCAGACACCGAATCAATGTCGACATCCATCGTAAAGGTGTTGCCGTATGAGTTGTATCGCGTTGGAATCATCCTGTAGATGCCGGCGCGCGAAATATTTCCAAAATCAATTACTATCCGCTCATTTATCTCAAGCGAGCAATCTTTGCGCAAACGAAGTGTAGTTTCAAAATATTGAATTTTTTCGCTGAAGGGAAGTTCAGGTGCTCGGGGCTTTTCCTCTTTTTTCCCCTTAGTCTCAGCGGTCTTTTCTTTGCCTTCTTCTTTTGGCTTAGCCGGTTTCTCAACCGGCTCGGCATCTGCGTCAGAAGTTTCAGTCTGGCTGTCTGCAGACGCTGCTTGCTTTTCTTGAACTTCCTCTTGAGCGCTTAACGGTTCTGAGAGCCCAAAAATCAACGGCATAAGCATTGCAATGACTAAAGCAATGCAATTAAACCTGCCAAAACATTTTAGGGTTCCCGGGTTTTTACTCATACATTATCTGACGCGCTAGCTGCACTAGTACAATTAATACCTACCACGAACCACCGCCACCACCACCAAAACCTCCTCCACTAAATCCGCCGCCGGAGCTAAAACCTGAATTACCTGAACCGGCACTGCTATAGTCAGACGCCGGACGGGAAGCAAAAGTCTGGTCGGCAACAGACATTGTCTGACCTAGACTCTGCACAAAGTAGCCAGTGTCAAAAAATTCGCCGGGTGTATAACCTGGGCCGTACTGATACCAATCGGGCGGCTCTGTAATTAGGTCGCGGAATTTATCAGCCCAACGATCTCCAACCCCTAAAACCATGGCAAAAGGCAAAAGTCTGCCGAAAATAGTTGGATCTTCTTTGGCTAAAACTTCAATGCGCTCTTTTTCAGCCATTGAAACAAAACGCTTAAAAGCTAGACACTCAGCAGTTGCCTTAACTCCGGCACGCGTCCTTGCCGGCATAATATAAGACATTGAAAAGACGATCATGGCTGCGACGAAAAAGCCCAATCCCACAGCTATCTGGTTGCTCATTACCCAGGCAAAAAATCCGGCAAAGAAAAACAAGGGCACCATAAACCGATAGCCGTTACGAACTTTATCGGGATTCTCCTTAAAATAACCCCGGTGCTCAAGCCCTTCATAGATTTCTTCCCGAATCGACGGTAAGGAAATATAGAAATGGTTCTTTAGTCCCGAGAGAGTAGCTACATCCGACGAACCTTGAGAGAACAACGAAGTTAGAAATGTCCTTTCGTAGTCTTTCAGCTCACTCATATCCTTAGGTGGATTGGGCTTTTTAAATTCATAATCGGTATTGCTAAAGAAAAGCAAATCCACCTTCGGTATTTGCCGTATCGTGTAATAGCCTCGGACAGCGAGGTCAATAAGCGTAGCTACGACGTCCTTATTGTCACAAACTTCATCCACGACTGTACCCACTTCTGCTGGTGACATTCCTTTTGGTGGATTCCATTCAACAGAAATGGCTTTCATCGATTCGTCATCACGACCTGTGCCTAACCAGAGGTAATACATCACCAAGAATGTTGCCGAAGGAATGACAAACAGTCCCCACCAATCTCTAAGAAACCACACAAGCTCTTGAATTACCGACGGCTTCAATACGCTGCCTTGAGGGAGTCCAACGACGAAAGTCAGTCCTTGAGCTGGTTCAAGTGATTGAGCTTCAAACTCAATGTGATCAGCAAATATTTTCGACTCAGCTGGATCTGTTGAACCTAAAGAACCACGAAAGCAGGCAACGTTGATGTTATCGGTGGAGACTCCTTCCGGAGGAAAGAATGAGGCAGTTGCCGACTCAATGGGAAATGCCCATTCATTGCCTGTGACGTTCCAGTAAATTTCAGGCTTGTTATCAAAGAAGTTGACTGCTCGGCGAACTGTGTAGTGAATTTTGTAAATATGACGGCCGGTAATCACTTTGTCGACATCACCTATGCGTATGTTCAAGTCGTGATCTTGGTTGGAAATTTCTCGATTGTATGCGTTACCGGATTCATCGGTAACGCTATCTACTTTTAACTCGACAGAATAATCATTGTCGTTTCGTCTATAGCGAATCGGAATCATCCGATAAATGCCGTGCCGCTCGATAGAGCCAAAATCCATCTCGATTGTTTCCAGCACATCCAGAGAACAGTCCTTATGTAAATGAACAACTTCATCAAACGATCGAATAACTTCCTGTTGTTCAGCTCGCACCTGAGGCGCCGCCGAAAGCATTGCCAGAAAAACCAGAAACAGAAGCTTTTTAAACATGAACTACTTTGCATCCAATTAAGT
The Candidatus Obscuribacterales bacterium DNA segment above includes these coding regions:
- a CDS encoding carboxypeptidase-like regulatory domain-containing protein yields the protein MLTSSEVTYRLAGSIRHMGLPISGVVVKLLNVPAGKSAYDGDLVEEFKTGTSGDFNFSVTAGNYGLIVVPDSNTCYVPRIFEGVSVSANTMLNIALVTGVILKGKVTLPPSVESSEVQVIALGIDPTEGRQSALLDKNGRYNMVLPKGRYYVVACGAHPESRAALKSHGLITTKVDTVELTRDADLPIDLTTLSRFKGRLQDGEGNPVATGIVTVKPTANQANHLVHQFSVQTKCRSSQIGEFELNIDPAEYDISIEPPEFAPLAETNEEAVYLAAGSTKTFILNKGYRLTGRVEFENRPVANCRVEIAGSERRSTSVVSTDNLGYFRLSVSQGIYEISILPQEKGAGKLPAPQSKTVIIEADQEIAFQLKEGVVVKGFIRDKQGEARPDVKISMTPDNAGGRQPAATTTAADGSYFLVVEPGRYLVRLNNDRDKVEPIQVPISGLDADFVCQGACVVRIKVVGEDEEAVAGCHIAWGPYGHHEGQLGLFAIEESSLNKGAAITDHSGICQMTLAEGVYTFRFLPPSESSCDERTIRQLSISGDMKRKVKLTFKSS
- a CDS encoding DUF2207 domain-containing protein, which translates into the protein MFKKLLFLVFLAMLSAAPQVRAEQQEVIRSFDEVVHLHKDCSLDVLETIEMDFGSIERHGIYRMIPIRYRRNDNDYSVELKVDSVTDESGNAYNREISNQDHDLNIRIGDVDKVITGRHIYKIHYTVRRAVNFFDNKPEIYWNVTGNEWAFPIESATASFFPPEGVSTDNINVACFRGSLGSTDPAESKIFADHIEFEAQSLEPAQGLTFVVGLPQGSVLKPSVIQELVWFLRDWWGLFVIPSATFLVMYYLWLGTGRDDESMKAISVEWNPPKGMSPAEVGTVVDEVCDNKDVVATLIDLAVRGYYTIRQIPKVDLLFFSNTDYEFKKPNPPKDMSELKDYERTFLTSLFSQGSSDVATLSGLKNHFYISLPSIREEIYEGLEHRGYFKENPDKVRNGYRFMVPLFFFAGFFAWVMSNQIAVGLGFFVAAMIVFSMSYIMPARTRAGVKATAECLAFKRFVSMAEKERIEVLAKEDPTIFGRLLPFAMVLGVGDRWADKFRDLITEPPDWYQYGPGYTPGEFFDTGYFVQSLGQTMSVADQTFASRPASDYSSAGSGNSGFSSGGGFSGGGFGGGGGGSW
- a CDS encoding DUF2207 domain-containing protein, with product MPLIFGLSEPLSAQEEVQEKQAASADSQTETSDADAEPVEKPAKPKEEGKEKTAETKGKKEEKPRAPELPFSEKIQYFETTLRLRKDCSLEINERIVIDFGNISRAGIYRMIPTRYNSYGNTFTMDVDIDSVSDQFGDAYPYDVSSQGKDLIIRIGDRDRMVRGVHTYRIQYTIRRAVNFFSKKPQLYWNLTGNEWPFPIERVKASFYPPPGTSTDGIIATCKKGSGSGSEQVAVSVLPNGIVITGDNLEPAEGLVLDAYLPQGLVSPPSPLNQIVWWFKSWTMAFIIPIVTFVLLLWQWYLTGGRLEQSKTIVPQRTPPKDLTPAEVGALVHGRYELKDVVSMLFDLACRGHFKIREARKEDYQFLSSRDYEFIKLPNAQKESNLSVHEQQFMQRLFYPNLDSVKLSDLRGNFSTSLPDIGNGVYQSLIKRKYFKGSPQNVRISYMLVSLLLCLLGVFFVVKDGPVALGLFVSTVVVLVMAPFMSAKTVSGTEVLRDCLGFKRFVEMSERDRVAKLAQDDANIFSKLLPYAMVLDAEQCWAENFRDLISKPPDWYEPWDYVRGYKYSTSELVDSIGQAIYLVSNTLGAKRVNGTGKSSTISG